The following coding sequences lie in one Arabidopsis thaliana chromosome 3, partial sequence genomic window:
- a CDS encoding replication protein A 70 kDa DNA-binding subunit B-like protein, with protein MAFVNHTFVSACVSISDDAYLSLPKFQSIIVGELNPFYLVGENQFTNAFDASVFVINPDLPKDGLELTIAETKPKLELSAHICKIMCTIFKIDGDMGWFYVGWKKCNKKVEMNKNNDTTIAVKLKKSLPSRVLNATLT; from the exons ATGGCTTTTGTTAACCATACATTTGTCTCAGCATGTGTTTCCATTTCTGATGATGCTTACTTGTCATTACCCAAGTTTCAATCCATCATTGTTGGTGAATTGAATCCATTCTATTTGGTTG GGGAGAACCAGTTTACAAATGCTTTTGATGCTTCAGTTTTTGTCATTAATCCAGA TTTGCCAAAGGATGGTCTTGAACTCACAATTGCCGAGACCAAACCAAAGCTAGAATTGTCT GCTCATATATGCAAGATAATGTGCACTATCTTTAAAATAGATGGTGATATGGGTTGGTTTTATGTTGGATGGAAGAAATGCAACAAGAAAGTTGAGATGAACAAGAATAACGATACCACCATTGctgttaaactaaaaaaaagcCTACCTTCTCGTGTCCTAAATGCAACCTTAACATAA
- a CDS encoding nucleic acid-binding/zinc ion-binding protein (BEST Arabidopsis thaliana protein match is: nucleic acid binding;zinc ion binding (TAIR:AT4G06526.1); Has 13 Blast hits to 13 proteins in 4 species: Archae - 0; Bacteria - 0; Metazoa - 3; Fungi - 0; Plants - 10; Viruses - 0; Other Eukaryotes - 0 (source: NCBI BLink).) → MAEDSESTESTMSIESDPSECPENADDHDDLLSSEEANHVEWMITEDGELFAVPTENATEEQANEILNNMLSMFYVPSTDEEGSLGVLNLGTIGEHGLELEEANGDLFDVPVIQVDGAFGEMNEYGANNEYEMLMLTGIDEENENGAIENEIENELEHAIDQLIAKCAQDYVPNGSQAILMITNPSEVDSCWENEMFKGNEPSDDEGNGRSKGKMIDKAGEDERQKGKRAAELEMELEKAKDQRIIGVNPHSLGIGYGINSKVKPRIRATARKSVGRKLATPAKRPCDICGHTDHLTEDCLYSSPTMPYMDNYTKCYCCRGLGHVSMYCPYVAPNAGERSLRGVGPLMTAGAEEKCLNEGMPSFLWVRQLYNYDKEVGNGQRARTGKYGQEWAQMGKDGRVVANYQPWSRSQLSLGAEVGVTPVAICHHAIVRRHLSPVGAAAFRTCGSGRKAFPNLVKFALGRGNSVRDLRIIACGRENLTMSKESSTVLEKLCPKPKKLSELSNP, encoded by the exons ATGGCCGAAGATAGTGAATCTACTGAGTCCACTATGTCAATTGAATCCGATCCGTCCGAATGTCCAGAGAATGCTGATGATCATGATGACCTGTTATCTAGTGAAGAAGCGAACCATGTTGAGTGGATGATCACTGAGGATGGCGAGTTATTCGCGGTACCAACTGAGAATGCGACCGAAGAACAAGCGAACGAAATTCTTAACAACATGCTATCAATGTTCTATGTGCCATCGACGGATGAGGAGGGAAGTTTGGGTGTTCTGAATCTGGGGACAATTGGCGAACATGGGTTAGAATTGGAAGAAGCAAATGGAGACTTGTTCGATGTGCCAGTGATCCAGGTGGATGGTGCGTTCGGAGAAATGAATGAGTATGGAGCCAACAATGAGTACGAAATGCTAATGCTTACGGGTATTGACGAGGAAAATGAGAATGGAGCCATAGAGAATGAGATAGAGAATGAGTTAGAACACGCGATTGATCAGTTAATTGCCAAGTGTGCTCAAGACTATGTCCCGAATGG TTCGCAAGCTATCTTGATGATAACGAATCCTAGCGAGGTGGATTCATGCTGGGAGAATGAAATGTTTAAAGGTAATGAACCGagtgatgatgaaggaaaTGGGAG GTCGAAAGGAAAGATGATTGATAAGGCGGGAGAAGATGAGAGGCAGAAGGGAAAGAGAGCAGCAGAATTAGAAATGGAATTGGAGAAGGCTAAGGACCAGCGAATCATTGGAGTAAACCCGCATTCACTTGGGATCGGATATGGGATTAACTCCAAGGTTAAGCCCAGAATACGGGCAACAGCGAGAAAGTCAGTTGGGAGGAAGTTGGCCACTCCGGCTAAGCGCCCGTGTGATATATGCGGCCATACAGATCATCTGACCGAAGACTGCTTGTATTCATCACCGACTATGCCATATATGGATAATTATACCAAGTGCTATTGTTGCAGAGGATTGGGGCATGTGTCCATGTACTGCCCGTATGTTGCGCCAAATGCGGGCGAAAGATCTTTGAGAGGAGTTGGGCCATTAATGACTGCGGGGGCAGAGGAGAAGTGTTTGAATGAAGGGATGCCCTCGTTTTTGTGGGTAAG GCAATTGTATAATTACGACAAGGAAGTTGGGAATGGCCAAAG GGCAAGAACGGGCAAGTATGGGCAAGAATGGGCACAAATGGGCAAAGATGGGCGTGTCGTGGCGAA TTACCAACCTTGGAGCCGAAGTCAGCTGAGTCTTGGAGCCGAAGTTGGAGTGACACCTGTCGCCATCTGTCACCACGCCATCGTCCGAAGACACCTGTCGCCTGTGGGTGCGGCAGCTTTCCGGACATGTGGCAGCGGGCG AAAAGCTTTCCCGAATTTAGTAAAATTTGCCCTTGGTCGAGGAAACTCTGTCCGAGACTTGAGAATCATCGCATGTGGTCGAGAAAACTTGACCATGAGTAAGGAATCGTCGACCGTGCTCGAGAAGTTATGCCCGAAACCCAAAAAACTTTCCGAGCTATCGAATCCGTGA